A portion of the Oncorhynchus masou masou isolate Uvic2021 chromosome 11, UVic_Omas_1.1, whole genome shotgun sequence genome contains these proteins:
- the LOC135547917 gene encoding potassium voltage-gated channel subfamily V member 2-like, which produces MLKRRRQSLFPNYKVGGTGPTYKDPEEDNHIPFTQNNLVKPWNSMQELSRDIYAEYKDEEDVMTYLTRGLSFPAKNYMLNINVGGTVYQISYRVAAKYPKTRIGRLATYTDHNRKLDLCDDYIVQNNEFFFDRDPDIFHNIFNFYRTGVLWIKDELCPRNFLEEINYWGVRIRNTHRCCRISFEERQDELSEQLKIQRELEAEVEMEENEELFHGMALGQMRHIIWNLMEKPFSSVTAKLMAVASSFFVLMSLVAMTLNTVEEMQYTTTTGQLSGKTYGEYVETFCIAFFTMEYLLRLVSTPDLPRFGKSVLNGVDLIAILPLYLQLVLECFETDNYGKHQDIETVGRVGKLGQVLRIMRLMRIFRVLKLARHSTGLRAFGFTLRQCYQQVGCLFLFIAMGILTFSAMVYTVEHDVHQTNFTSIPQAWWWAAVSISTVGYGDMFPETTLGRLFAFTCISFGVILNGMPISILYNKFSDYYTKLKSQEFTSTVKARGKVRFAKRAARKLTKCCP; this is translated from the exons ATGCtcaagagaaggagacagagccTCTTCCCCAACTACAAAGTCGGGGGGACAGGCCCCACATACAAGGACCCAGAGGAGGACAACCATATTCCCTTCACCCAGAACAACTTGGTGAAACCATGGAACTCCATGCAAGAACTCAGCCGTGACATCTACGCAGAGTACAAAGATGAGGAAGATGTAATGACATACCTGACAAGAGGCCTCTCCTTTCCTGCAAAGAACTACATGCTGAACATCAACGTGGGTGGGACGGTGTATCAGATCTCCTACAGGGTGGCTGCCAAGTATCCCAAGACCAGGATCGGCCGCCTGGCgacatacacagaccacaacaGGAAACTGGACCTGTGTGATGACTATATTGTCCAGAACAACGAGTTCTTTTTCGACAGAGACCCGGACATCTTCCACAACATTTTCAACTTCTACCGGACGGGCGTCCTCTGGATCAAGGACGAGCTGTGTCCCAGGAACTTCCTGGAGGAGATAAACTACTGGGGCGTGAGGATCAGGAACACACACCGCTGCTGCCGAATCTCCTTCGAGGAGCGCCAGGACGAGCTCAGTGAGCAGCTGAAGATCCAGAGGGAGCTGGAGGCAGAGGTTGAGATGGAGGAGAATGAGGAGTTGTTCCACGGGATGGCGTTGGGCCAGATGCGTCACATCATCTGGAACCTGATGGAGAAGCCCTTCTCTTCGGTCACTGCCAAGCTCATGGCTGTAGCCTCCAGCTTCTTCGTGCTGATGTCCCTGGTGGCCATGACGCTGAACACGGTGGAGGAGATGCAGTATACCACCACCACGGGACAGCTGAGTGGGAAGACCTATGGGGAGTATGTGGAAACCTTCTGCATCGCTTTCTTCACCATGGAATACCTGCTGCGTCTGGTGTCCACCCCGGACCTGCCGCGCTTCGGGAAAAGCGTCCTGAACGGGGTGGACCTGATCGCCATCTTACCCCTCTACCTGCAGCTGGTGCTGGAGTGCTTCGAGACCGACAACTACGGGAAGCACCAAGACATCGAGACGGTGGGCCGGGTGGGCAAATTGGGCCAGGTTTTGAGAATCATGCGTCTGATGAGGATCTTCCGTGTCTTGAAGCTGGCCCGTCACTCTACGGGGCTGAGGGCATTTGGCTTCACGCTGCGCCAGTGCTACCAGCAAGTGGGctgcctcttcctcttcatcgCCATGGGAATCCTCACCTTCTCTGCCATGGTGTACACTGTAGAGCATGATGTCCATCAGACCAACTTCACCAGCATCCCTCAGGCATGGTGGTGGGCAGCT GTGAGCATCTCTACTGTGGGATATGGAGACATGTTTCCAGAGACCACCCTGGGCCGGCTGTTTGCTTTCACCTGCATCTCCTTTGGGGTCATTTTGAACGGCATGCCCATTTCCATCCTGTACAATAAGTTCTCAGACTACTACACCAAGCTGAAGTCTCAGGAGTTCACGTCCACAGTGAAGGCTCGGGGAAAGGTCAGGTTCGCCAAGAGGGCGGCCAGGAAGTTAACCAAATGCTGTCCATAG